In Gottschalkia purinilytica, a single window of DNA contains:
- a CDS encoding cytidine deaminase: protein MDIKELIKKAIEVREKAYAPYSNFRVGAAVLTKNDKIYTGCNIESASYTPTICAERTAISKAISEGDKDFKAIAIVGSSDYTFPCGVCRQVIREFGKDIIVIVANSEDDYKTFSLEELLPHSFGPEDLD, encoded by the coding sequence ATGGATATAAAAGAGCTTATAAAAAAAGCAATAGAAGTTAGAGAAAAAGCTTATGCCCCATATTCTAATTTTAGAGTAGGGGCTGCAGTTTTAACTAAAAATGATAAAATATATACAGGGTGTAATATAGAATCTGCATCTTATACACCTACTATATGTGCAGAAAGAACAGCTATATCTAAAGCAATTTCAGAAGGAGATAAGGACTTTAAAGCTATTGCAATAGTAGGAAGTTCAGATTATACTTTTCCATGTGGAGTATGTAGACAAGTTATAAGGGAGTTTGGGAAAGATATAATAGTCATAGTTGCCAATAGCGAAGATGACTATAAGACTTTTAGCTTAGAAGAATTACTCCCACATAGTTTCGGACCAGAAGATCTAGACTAA
- a CDS encoding DUF3048 domain-containing protein, translating into MKKRIFIISILLIFTLLVACGKQGDLNIKGNKQTEDNSKSGTASPLSGIYVDEEKINRRPVAVMFDNHPRARWQAGLNEAEIVYEFLVEHPYTRYMGIYLINDPKLIGPVRSARPYFISTLLQYDPLYVRCGGSEQAKSDVIKYNVADIDGLVSKSFWRSTKTGKKSPHNLYTSMKSVREEQKRMGYSDTSDYEGFKFNKEDTSIEGSSANTVKIIYNGENSTKYVYNEDKKVYERYKDGKLHIDESDKSTITAKNIIIQKTTGKTIDSEGRKEIDVVGSGDGMYITDGKAKRITWEKASVKSRTIYYDENGEEISLNPGVTWIQVTASNTNVSME; encoded by the coding sequence ATGAAAAAAAGGATATTTATAATCTCTATATTACTTATTTTTACATTATTAGTTGCTTGTGGGAAACAAGGTGATTTAAATATAAAAGGAAATAAACAGACAGAAGATAATAGTAAATCAGGAACAGCCTCGCCATTGAGTGGAATATATGTAGATGAGGAAAAAATAAATAGAAGACCTGTTGCAGTCATGTTTGATAATCATCCTAGAGCAAGATGGCAAGCAGGACTAAATGAAGCTGAGATAGTATATGAATTTTTAGTAGAGCATCCTTATACAAGATACATGGGAATATATCTTATCAATGACCCTAAGCTTATTGGTCCAGTTAGAAGTGCTAGACCATACTTTATATCAACTCTTTTACAATATGATCCTTTATACGTTAGATGCGGTGGAAGTGAACAGGCAAAATCTGATGTTATAAAATATAATGTAGCTGATATAGATGGACTTGTTAGTAAATCATTTTGGAGAAGTACAAAAACTGGGAAAAAATCTCCACATAATTTATACACAAGTATGAAATCAGTAAGAGAAGAACAAAAAAGAATGGGATATAGTGATACTTCTGATTATGAAGGATTTAAGTTTAATAAAGAAGATACAAGTATAGAAGGCTCTAGTGCAAATACAGTTAAAATAATATATAATGGTGAAAACAGTACCAAATATGTGTACAATGAAGATAAAAAGGTATATGAAAGATATAAAGATGGTAAACTACACATAGATGAATCTGATAAATCAACTATTACAGCCAAAAATATAATAATACAAAAAACTACTGGTAAGACAATAGATAGTGAAGGTAGAAAAGAGATAGATGTTGTAGGCTCAGGTGATGGTATGTATATAACAGATGGTAAGGCTAAAAGAATTACTTGGGAAAAAGCATCAGTAAAAAGTAGAACAATTTACTATGATGAAAATGGTGAAGAGATATCACTTAACCCAGGTGTTACATGGATTCAAGTAACTGCATCTAATACAAATGTATCTATGGAGTAG
- a CDS encoding hemolysin family protein, whose product MPIDVYVKGIVLIILLVLSAIFSGSETAITSITASQISKLREENEEQAEKLKKIKKKIGDILATILMGNNIVNIAATSILTELSIEILGPKSSTLITTVVMTILILVFGEITPKSYAAQNTTKVAVRVAGLLEVLAYIFKPVLFVLTKVTNFIVRLLGGNVGTTNAFVTEEDIRSLVDVGEEEGVLEHEEKEMIQNIFEINDKEVTEVMVPRIDIVAVSEDSDIKEALDIIITYGHSRIPVFKETIDNIVGILYAKDLLPHSFSNIEKLQEKTIASIMRTAYYIPETKKINQLLKELQQSQVHIAIVLDEYGGTEGLVTIEDILEEIVGDIFDEYDNEIDLIEKIDDNSYIVQSEVSLEEINELLELDLPEEDFDSLGGFIFSTLGRVPIQGDIVKYEDITMKVIKVQNRRIKSIEIKRTVI is encoded by the coding sequence TTGCCTATCGATGTATATGTTAAAGGGATTGTACTAATAATATTGTTAGTATTATCAGCTATTTTTTCAGGTTCTGAGACTGCTATAACTTCTATTACTGCATCTCAAATTAGTAAACTAAGAGAAGAAAATGAAGAGCAAGCTGAGAAATTAAAAAAAATAAAGAAAAAAATAGGCGATATACTTGCAACTATTCTTATGGGAAATAATATAGTTAATATAGCGGCTACTTCTATATTGACGGAATTGAGTATAGAAATACTAGGTCCTAAAAGTTCCACGTTAATTACCACCGTTGTTATGACTATTCTTATATTAGTGTTTGGAGAAATTACTCCTAAGTCATATGCGGCACAAAATACTACTAAAGTGGCAGTTAGAGTTGCAGGACTATTAGAAGTATTAGCATATATTTTCAAGCCAGTCTTATTTGTATTAACTAAAGTAACCAACTTTATAGTAAGGCTTTTAGGAGGAAATGTTGGAACAACTAATGCATTTGTAACGGAAGAAGATATTAGATCCTTAGTAGACGTTGGGGAAGAAGAAGGGGTTCTAGAGCATGAAGAGAAAGAAATGATACAGAATATATTTGAAATAAATGATAAAGAAGTAACAGAAGTCATGGTACCTAGAATAGACATAGTAGCAGTATCTGAGGATTCAGACATTAAAGAGGCTTTAGATATTATCATAACTTATGGACATTCTAGAATACCAGTATTCAAAGAAACTATAGATAATATTGTAGGAATACTTTATGCAAAAGACTTATTACCTCACTCTTTTTCTAATATAGAAAAACTACAAGAGAAAACTATAGCTAGTATAATGAGAACTGCTTATTATATTCCTGAAACAAAAAAGATAAATCAATTGTTAAAAGAACTTCAACAAAGTCAGGTTCATATTGCAATAGTTTTAGATGAATATGGCGGTACAGAAGGTCTAGTTACTATTGAAGATATACTAGAGGAAATTGTAGGAGATATATTTGATGAGTACGATAATGAAATAGATTTAATAGAAAAAATAGATGATAATTCATATATAGTTCAGTCAGAAGTTTCCTTAGAAGAAATAAATGAATTACTTGAGTTGGATTTACCAGAAGAAGACTTTGATTCATTGGGAGGATTCATATTTAGCACATTGGGAAGAGTTCCTATACAAGGGGATATTGTAAAATATGAAGATATAACTATGAAAGTAATAAAAGTTCAAAATAGAAGAATCAAGAGTATTGAGATTAAAAGAACAGTCATATAA
- a CDS encoding diacylglycerol kinase, whose translation MKNRRLIDSFNYAVAGIISALKTEKNMKIHFVAAFFILFLSLFFNFSRIEMLILFFTISLVIITEMINTAIERTIDLYTKNYHPLAKIVKDISAGAVLIASINSLIVAYLLFFDRISPYSSILVYKIRNSPIHLTFISIILVIILTISIKTKKHSGTPFKGGIVSGHSAIAFATATAITFMTKNTLVTTLSYLMALLVAESRIEAKIHFFSEVCSGAILGTLITILIFQVIG comes from the coding sequence ATGAAGAATAGAAGGCTTATAGATAGTTTTAATTATGCTGTAGCAGGTATTATTAGTGCTTTAAAAACTGAAAAAAATATGAAAATACATTTTGTTGCAGCATTTTTTATTTTATTTTTAAGTTTATTTTTTAATTTTAGTAGAATTGAAATGTTAATATTATTTTTTACGATTTCCTTGGTAATAATAACAGAAATGATTAATACTGCTATAGAAAGAACTATAGATTTATATACAAAAAACTATCATCCTTTAGCTAAAATAGTTAAGGATATTTCAGCAGGAGCAGTTCTTATAGCTTCAATAAACTCTTTAATAGTGGCATACTTATTATTTTTTGATAGAATTAGTCCTTACTCATCCATATTAGTTTATAAAATAAGAAATTCACCTATACACTTAACCTTTATTAGTATTATACTAGTTATAATTTTAACTATTTCAATAAAAACAAAAAAACATTCAGGAACACCTTTTAAAGGTGGAATAGTTAGTGGACATTCTGCTATAGCATTTGCTACAGCTACTGCTATAACTTTTATGACTAAAAATACTTTGGTAACTACTCTAAGCTACTTAATGGCTTTACTTGTAGCAGAAAGTCGTATAGAAGCAAAAATACATTTTTTTTCGGAGGTATGTAGTGGGGCAATATTAGGAACACTTATTACTATACTTATATTTCAAGTTATAGGATAA
- the ybeY gene encoding rRNA maturation RNase YbeY, producing MEILINNEQDKVNMPENMIDILKDVVCECLTLENKDTNYEVSITFVDNDRIRELNRDYRNIDKPTDVLSFPMYDDISEEEMFDVCDEINSELLLGDIVISLETALVQSEEFGHSLDREIAYLTAHSMFHLLGYDHMEETEKLKMREKEKEIMKRLKIFRN from the coding sequence ATGGAAATATTAATAAATAATGAACAAGACAAAGTCAATATGCCTGAGAATATGATTGATATATTAAAAGATGTAGTATGTGAATGTTTGACTTTAGAAAACAAAGATACAAATTATGAAGTGAGTATAACTTTTGTTGATAATGATAGAATAAGAGAGCTAAATAGAGATTATAGAAATATAGATAAACCTACAGACGTATTATCATTTCCTATGTATGATGATATAAGTGAAGAAGAGATGTTCGATGTTTGTGATGAAATTAACTCTGAGCTTCTTTTAGGAGATATAGTTATATCATTAGAAACTGCATTAGTACAATCAGAGGAGTTTGGACACTCTTTAGATAGGGAAATAGCTTATTTAACAGCTCATAGTATGTTTCATTTATTAGGATATGACCATATGGAAGAAACAGAAAAATTAAAAATGCGAGAAAAAGAGAAAGAGATTATGAAAAGGTTAAAAATTTTTAGAAACTAA
- a CDS encoding HD family phosphohydrolase yields MLFLLEKNLKKFRKTQLYKTLSKPKAKYMTLGIIFTSILFILIMISIVPERISVRVGDISPKDIRATKDIVDEVTTEKFKLEAMEKVEPKYRIDTSIQIKVKSDIRKFFELVKRLYNDNDINLSDKEKEDSLLQQEYVKLSSEECKQLLTISPETLLTLESNIYEVINQIMGVGIKEEELKYEKNNVAKTFENFDNLTQESKLIGAKIVKDKIQPNKFVDMETTQQKREEAAERVDPVIIKEGQIITERNKTIDKTAYSLIKKTGLLKENKGIDYTLIFGALILTILIETIIMGYLYVFDRKVIYNFKLLVILAIIILLISMIAKSIYGLSGYMIPISSATILISILINPRLSILINIILSIIIGITTSSELSILIVCLISGIVGAFATVNTQQRYNIFLIGLLVGTINIITILGFGLAYSLEFNEILRRSIYGMTNGVISSILAIGSLPLWENIFNILTPLKLLELMNPNQPLLKRLLIEAPGTYHHSIIVGNLSEGAAEVVDANALIARVGAYYHDIGKLKRPYFFKENQKNGENPHDKINPNLSALVITNHTKDGIELACKHRLPEEIKDIIKQHHGKTLVAYFYHKALNEEGSEFVQEERFRYEGPKPQSKEAAIVMLADSAEAAVKAMKDPTKGKIEVLVRKIIKDKLNDGQLDECGLTLGDLNKIANSFMNTFMGIYHERIEYPNLNLAELKGGN; encoded by the coding sequence ATGCTTTTTTTACTGGAGAAGAACTTAAAAAAATTTAGGAAAACACAATTATATAAAACTTTATCAAAACCTAAAGCCAAGTATATGACTTTAGGGATTATATTTACTAGCATACTTTTTATACTAATAATGATTAGTATAGTACCAGAAAGAATTAGTGTAAGAGTAGGAGATATATCTCCTAAGGATATTAGAGCTACTAAAGACATAGTAGATGAAGTTACAACTGAAAAGTTTAAACTAGAAGCTATGGAAAAAGTAGAGCCAAAATATAGAATAGATACTTCTATACAGATAAAAGTTAAGAGTGATATCAGGAAGTTTTTTGAATTAGTAAAAAGATTATACAATGACAATGATATTAACTTATCTGATAAAGAAAAAGAAGATTCTCTTTTACAACAGGAATATGTAAAGTTATCATCTGAAGAATGTAAGCAACTACTGACAATATCTCCAGAAACTTTACTGACCCTAGAAAGCAACATTTATGAAGTAATAAATCAGATAATGGGAGTTGGAATAAAAGAAGAAGAATTAAAATATGAAAAAAATAATGTAGCTAAAACTTTTGAAAATTTTGATAACTTAACACAAGAGTCAAAGTTAATAGGTGCAAAAATAGTAAAAGATAAAATACAACCTAATAAATTTGTAGATATGGAAACTACTCAACAAAAAAGAGAAGAAGCTGCAGAAAGAGTAGATCCTGTTATTATAAAAGAGGGACAAATAATAACAGAGAGAAATAAAACAATCGACAAAACTGCTTATTCTCTTATTAAGAAAACAGGACTTTTAAAAGAAAATAAAGGAATAGACTATACCCTAATATTTGGAGCACTAATTTTAACTATACTAATAGAAACTATAATTATGGGGTATCTATACGTATTTGATAGAAAGGTGATATATAACTTTAAATTGTTGGTTATTTTAGCTATCATAATTCTACTAATAAGCATGATAGCTAAGAGTATATATGGATTGTCAGGTTATATGATTCCAATATCAAGTGCTACTATACTAATTTCTATACTAATAAATCCGAGATTATCTATATTAATAAATATTATATTATCTATAATTATTGGGATTACAACATCAAGTGAACTAAGTATTTTAATAGTTTGTTTAATATCAGGTATAGTAGGTGCATTTGCTACGGTAAATACACAACAAAGATATAATATTTTTTTAATAGGACTATTAGTTGGAACAATTAATATAATAACCATATTAGGATTCGGACTAGCTTATAGCTTGGAATTTAATGAGATATTAAGAAGAAGTATATATGGTATGACTAATGGAGTAATTAGTTCTATATTAGCAATAGGTTCATTGCCATTATGGGAAAACATATTTAATATACTAACTCCACTTAAGTTATTGGAACTTATGAATCCAAATCAACCTCTATTAAAGAGGTTGTTAATAGAAGCTCCAGGGACTTATCATCATAGTATAATTGTAGGCAATTTAAGTGAAGGAGCTGCTGAAGTTGTAGATGCTAATGCTTTAATAGCTAGGGTAGGAGCTTATTATCATGATATTGGAAAGTTAAAAAGACCATACTTTTTTAAGGAGAATCAAAAAAATGGGGAAAATCCTCATGATAAAATAAACCCTAATTTAAGTGCCTTAGTAATAACTAATCATACGAAAGATGGTATAGAGCTAGCATGTAAACATAGATTGCCAGAAGAAATAAAAGACATTATAAAGCAACATCATGGAAAAACATTGGTGGCTTATTTCTATCATAAAGCTTTAAACGAAGAAGGCTCTGAATTTGTTCAAGAAGAAAGATTTAGATATGAAGGGCCTAAACCTCAATCTAAAGAAGCTGCTATAGTAATGTTAGCGGATTCAGCAGAAGCTGCTGTCAAAGCTATGAAAGATCCTACAAAAGGAAAAATAGAGGTTCTAGTAAGAAAAATAATAAAAGATAAACTAAATGATGGACAGCTAGATGAGTGTGGACTTACTTTAGGAGACTTAAATAAAATAGCTAACTCCTTTATGAACACTTTCATGGGGATATACCATGAAAGGATCGAATATCCTAACCTTAACTTAGCAGAACTTAAAGGAGGAAACTAA
- a CDS encoding PhoH family protein, producing the protein MEKETLQKIIEIGDNDYTRELFGDFDENIKLIEKTFNVDIVSREGEIRVIGEEISTNIVEKLINKLIHIIKKQGKLNKQEVLYTMQLVLEGQEDKVRELLDDVICITSSGKSIKPKTLGQKRYVNAIKENDIVFGIGPAGTGKTYLAMAMAVMAFKNKEINKIILTRPAVEAGESLGFLPGDLQEKVDPYLRPLYDAMFDILGAETYSKYMERGLIEVAPLAYMRGRTLDSSFIILDEAQNTTNEQMKMFLTRLGFGSKAIITGDITQIDLPKGKTSGLKQVSHVLDKIKGIEFVYLDKRDVVRHQLVQRIIEAYEKFENKEQK; encoded by the coding sequence TTGGAGAAAGAAACACTTCAAAAAATAATCGAAATAGGAGATAATGATTATACTAGGGAGCTATTTGGAGATTTTGATGAAAATATAAAATTAATTGAGAAAACTTTTAATGTAGATATTGTATCTAGAGAAGGTGAAATAAGAGTAATAGGAGAAGAGATTTCTACTAATATAGTAGAAAAATTAATCAATAAGCTAATACACATTATAAAGAAACAAGGAAAACTGAATAAGCAAGAAGTTCTTTATACTATGCAACTTGTACTAGAAGGACAAGAAGATAAAGTGCGGGAACTTTTAGATGACGTTATATGTATAACATCATCGGGAAAATCTATAAAGCCAAAAACTTTAGGACAAAAAAGATATGTAAATGCTATAAAAGAAAATGATATAGTATTTGGAATAGGTCCAGCTGGTACAGGAAAAACTTATTTAGCTATGGCAATGGCTGTGATGGCATTTAAAAATAAAGAAATTAATAAGATAATATTAACAAGACCAGCTGTAGAGGCTGGGGAAAGTCTAGGTTTTTTACCAGGAGATCTTCAAGAAAAAGTAGACCCTTATTTAAGACCTTTATATGATGCAATGTTTGATATACTAGGAGCTGAAACTTATTCTAAATACATGGAAAGGGGTTTAATAGAAGTAGCTCCATTAGCTTATATGAGAGGAAGAACTCTAGATTCTTCGTTTATTATACTGGATGAAGCTCAAAATACTACGAATGAACAGATGAAGATGTTTTTAACTAGACTTGGATTTGGATCAAAGGCAATTATAACTGGTGATATTACACAAATAGATCTTCCAAAAGGAAAGACTTCTGGGCTAAAGCAAGTATCACATGTTTTAGATAAAATAAAAGGTATAGAATTTGTATATTTAGATAAGAGAGATGTAGTTAGACATCAGTTAGTTCAAAGAATTATAGAAGCATATGAAAAATTTGAAAATAAGGAACAAAAATAA
- the yqfD gene encoding sporulation protein YqfD, with amino-acid sequence MPIIRLWNYFRGYVIIKVEGLTLERFINLAISKDIFLWDIVRLDYTTLEAKVSIKGFRDLKEIVRTVGCRISIKDKNGFPFFASKFKYRKMLLSGFGVAIALIIYLTSFIWSIEIIGNEKIKEEKILADLKNINVKLGIKKSKLDTDKVKGFLLSKSQEFSYVSVYTKGTKLIVDVKERDIQPERIEDDTPCNIVSKKKAVIEKVIAKNGKRVVEKGDIVKKGQVLISGIIQDESMEESTEESAEEPFLVHSNGSVLGRTWYKEVVKEPLIKTIKEETGKIHTSRELKIGDRKIQLMKGEIPFKHYIEEKKVKKLLKTSVFELPIEVIIHTYKEVNLKQVTQNSDSLKEINEVKGTQALMKKLPKESKVISKDVKHQLEDKALTTEIIVEVEEEIGQKEKIR; translated from the coding sequence ATGCCAATTATAAGATTATGGAATTATTTTAGAGGATATGTTATCATTAAAGTTGAAGGACTTACTCTGGAAAGGTTCATAAATCTAGCAATATCAAAGGATATCTTTCTATGGGATATAGTTAGACTAGATTATACAACTTTAGAGGCTAAAGTTAGTATAAAAGGTTTCAGAGATTTGAAAGAGATAGTGAGGACGGTAGGTTGCAGAATAAGTATTAAAGACAAAAATGGATTTCCTTTTTTTGCAAGTAAATTTAAATATAGAAAAATGTTGCTGTCAGGCTTTGGTGTTGCTATTGCACTTATAATATATTTGACATCATTCATATGGTCAATAGAAATAATAGGAAATGAAAAGATAAAAGAAGAGAAAATATTAGCAGATCTTAAAAATATAAATGTAAAGTTAGGAATAAAAAAGAGCAAATTAGATACTGATAAAGTAAAAGGATTTTTACTTTCAAAATCCCAGGAATTTTCTTATGTAAGTGTATATACTAAGGGCACAAAGCTAATAGTAGATGTTAAGGAAAGGGATATTCAACCAGAAAGAATTGAAGATGATACCCCATGTAATATAGTATCTAAAAAGAAGGCTGTAATAGAAAAAGTTATTGCCAAGAATGGAAAAAGAGTAGTTGAGAAAGGAGATATTGTTAAAAAAGGACAAGTTTTGATATCAGGAATCATACAAGATGAATCAATGGAAGAATCAACAGAAGAATCAGCAGAAGAACCATTTTTAGTGCATTCTAATGGAAGCGTCTTAGGTAGAACATGGTATAAGGAAGTTGTGAAAGAACCTTTAATAAAGACTATAAAAGAAGAAACAGGTAAGATTCATACTAGTAGAGAATTAAAAATAGGTGATAGAAAAATACAGCTTATGAAAGGTGAAATACCTTTTAAACATTATATAGAAGAAAAAAAAGTTAAAAAACTTCTAAAAACAAGTGTTTTCGAACTTCCAATAGAGGTAATAATACATACATATAAGGAAGTAAATTTAAAACAAGTTACGCAAAATTCTGATTCATTAAAAGAAATAAATGAAGTAAAAGGAACTCAAGCTCTTATGAAGAAATTACCTAAAGAGTCTAAAGTTATTTCTAAAGATGTAAAGCATCAATTAGAAGATAAAGCTTTAACTACAGAAATCATTGTAGAGGTTGAGGAAGAAATAGGTCAAAAAGAAAAAATAAGATAA
- the yqfC gene encoding sporulation protein YqfC codes for MKKRVDEIKETVSEMLELPKDIMLDLPKVTMVGNLQVYIENHKGIIEYSKQRIRINTNNGVLRILGNDMFIRTILTEEIIIIGEIYTIEFTE; via the coding sequence TTGAAAAAGAGAGTGGATGAAATAAAAGAAACAGTTTCCGAAATGTTAGAACTACCAAAAGATATTATGTTAGATTTGCCTAAAGTAACTATGGTGGGTAATTTACAAGTTTATATAGAAAATCATAAAGGAATAATAGAATATAGTAAACAACGTATTCGAATAAATACTAACAATGGAGTTCTAAGAATTTTAGGAAACGATATGTTTATAAGAACAATACTTACAGAAGAAATAATAATCATTGGAGAAATATATACTATAGAATTTACAGAATAA
- a CDS encoding N-acetylmuramoyl-L-alanine amidase: MKKIVLFFMVIIMVLGLSIGGFAQSESISVYIDGQSMNLKKSNVIFNGKLLVSDSSPIIYQGTTIVPIRAIGESLNAEIDWNKKTNEATLTFVNKKIIFKVNSSHAIVNGVKKKIPSAPAKLINDGRIMVPLRFIADELGYTIDWNQNTWTANLVKKEDNITPIPQPKPDIKEKVIVIDAGHGGRDPGTTAASGRPEKEFNLEVTLKLDKKLRSLGYKTILTRDKELSKNYKLELEDRSYIANKHNADIFISIHHNAFEENPNVTGIESFYYPSAKEGKILAELIQKELIQELKAVNRGAKPNNFAVLRQTKMPAVLLELGFISNPKDEKIIETEDYQDRAVEAIARGLNKYFNR; this comes from the coding sequence TTGAAAAAAATTGTTTTGTTTTTTATGGTAATTATTATGGTATTAGGTTTAAGCATCGGGGGATTTGCTCAATCAGAATCTATTAGTGTATACATAGATGGACAGAGTATGAATTTAAAAAAATCAAATGTAATTTTTAATGGAAAACTTTTAGTATCGGACTCTTCACCTATTATATATCAAGGAACCACTATAGTTCCTATTAGAGCTATTGGTGAGAGCTTAAATGCGGAAATAGACTGGAACAAAAAAACTAATGAAGCTACGTTAACTTTTGTTAATAAAAAGATAATATTTAAGGTTAATAGTAGTCATGCTATAGTTAATGGAGTAAAAAAGAAAATTCCATCTGCTCCTGCTAAGCTTATCAATGACGGGAGGATAATGGTTCCACTTAGGTTTATTGCAGACGAGCTAGGGTATACTATAGATTGGAATCAGAATACTTGGACAGCAAATTTAGTAAAGAAAGAAGATAATATAACTCCTATACCACAGCCTAAGCCAGATATTAAAGAAAAAGTAATAGTAATAGATGCAGGTCATGGAGGAAGAGATCCAGGAACTACAGCTGCCTCTGGTAGACCTGAAAAGGAATTTAATCTTGAGGTTACATTAAAACTTGATAAAAAACTTAGAAGTTTAGGCTATAAAACTATTCTTACAAGAGATAAAGAGCTTAGTAAAAATTATAAATTAGAATTAGAAGATAGATCATATATAGCTAATAAACATAACGCTGATATATTCATATCTATACATCATAATGCCTTTGAAGAAAATCCTAATGTTACAGGAATAGAATCCTTTTACTACCCTAGTGCTAAAGAAGGGAAAATTCTTGCAGAGCTTATACAAAAAGAACTAATACAAGAATTGAAAGCGGTAAATAGGGGTGCAAAACCAAATAATTTTGCAGTGTTGAGACAAACCAAAATGCCTGCAGTTTTATTAGAGCTAGGATTTATTTCAAATCCTAAAGATGAAAAGATAATAGAAACAGAAGATTATCAGGATAGAGCTGTAGAAGCAATAGCTAGAGGATTAAATAAATATTTTAATAGATAA
- a CDS encoding GatB/YqeY domain-containing protein translates to MSLKDKLMDDLKASMKDRDKVRKNVVTMIRAAIKQKEVDERIELDDDGIIDIISKQVKQKRDVIDDFKKGDRQDLVELTEKEIQILLEYLPLQLTEEELKVIVKAAIEEVGASSVKDMGKIMSNVLPKVKGRADGSLVNKIIRENLK, encoded by the coding sequence ATGTCCCTAAAAGATAAATTAATGGATGATTTAAAAGCATCTATGAAGGATAGGGATAAAGTTCGTAAAAATGTTGTCACTATGATAAGAGCAGCTATAAAACAAAAAGAAGTTGATGAAAGAATAGAATTAGATGACGATGGTATAATAGATATAATATCTAAGCAAGTAAAGCAGAAAAGAGATGTAATAGATGACTTTAAAAAAGGTGATAGACAAGATTTAGTCGAACTTACTGAAAAAGAAATACAAATTCTGCTTGAGTACTTACCACTACAGTTAACAGAAGAAGAGTTAAAAGTAATTGTTAAGGCTGCTATAGAAGAAGTTGGCGCAAGTAGTGTAAAAGATATGGGAAAAATAATGTCAAATGTCTTACCTAAAGTTAAAGGTAGAGCAGATGGCAGTTTGGTTAATAAAATAATAAGAGAAAACTTAAAATAA
- the rpsU gene encoding 30S ribosomal protein S21: MSEIRVGENETLENALKRFKRQCARAGVLAEARKREHYEKPSVKRKKKSEAARRKSSKTR; this comes from the coding sequence ATGTCAGAAATTAGAGTTGGTGAAAACGAAACATTAGAAAATGCCCTAAAAAGATTTAAAAGACAATGCGCTAGAGCTGGTGTCTTAGCTGAGGCTAGAAAAAGAGAGCATTATGAAAAACCAAGTGTGAAGCGTAAAAAGAAATCTGAAGCTGCAAGAAGAAAAAGTAGCAAAACCAGATAA
- a CDS encoding histidine triad nucleotide-binding protein has translation MSDCIFCKIVKGEIPAKKVYEDDKVIAFNDISPQSPIHILVIPKNHISSANDINDENKEIIGHIFSVISNIAKSEGIADKGYRIVNNCGEDGGQTVSHIHFHILGGRQLQWPPG, from the coding sequence GTGTCAGATTGTATATTCTGTAAAATAGTAAAGGGAGAAATACCAGCAAAAAAAGTTTATGAAGATGATAAAGTAATAGCTTTCAATGACATAAGCCCACAGTCTCCTATTCACATATTAGTAATACCTAAAAATCATATATCTTCTGCAAATGATATAAATGATGAAAATAAAGAAATTATAGGACATATATTTTCTGTAATAAGTAACATAGCCAAAAGCGAGGGAATTGCAGATAAAGGATACAGAATAGTGAATAATTGTGGTGAAGATGGTGGTCAAACAGTATCTCATATACACTTCCACATCCTTGGTGGAAGGCAATTGCAATGGCCTCCTGGCTAA